The genome window GCGGAGATGAAATCCCAACTCACCAATTCTTGGAAACTTCTGGCAGGGTACCCAAAAGATCTCATCAACCAAGCAGAATCACTCGGAATCGACGACTTCATCCATATGAAACGAAACATCGTGGAATTTATGGAAAAAGCCCAAACCAAATGGATCGGGAAATAAAATGAACAAACCTAATTTTGCAAAACTCCCTCTTTCTTTCAGTTCTCCTCAGCCGGATTCTAAATCCATTTCGCTTTGGCAAACGGCAGAAGGGATCTCCATCCAATCTCGTTATGCGAAGACTGATTTGGAGGGAATGGAACACCTAAACTATGCGGCGGGAATCCCTCCTTATTTACGGGGGCCCTATTCCACCATGTATGTGAATAAACCCTGGACCGTCCGCCAATATGCCGGATTCTCTACAGCCGAAGAATCCAATGCCTTTTACCGAAGAAACTTAGCGGCAGGACAAAAAGGACTTTCTGTTGCCTTTGACCTTGCCACTCACCGTGGATACGACTCGGACCATGACCGTGTGGTGGGAGATGTGGGAAAAGCCGGCGTGGCCATTGATTCGGTTTTGGATATGAAGATCCTCTTCGACCAAATCCCTCTCGACCAAATGTCTGTTTCCATGACGATGAATGGTGCCGTCATCCCAGTTCTTGCCTTCTACATTGTGGCGGCAGAAGAACAAGGAGTTTCACGAGACAAACTCTCCGGTACCATCCAAAATGATATTTTGAAAGAGTTTATGGTGCGTAATACATACATTTACCCACCCAAACATTCCATGAAAATCATTGCCGATATCTTTGGTTATACTTCCAAGTACATGCCTAAGTTTAATTCGATTTCCATTTCTGGTTACCATATGCAAGAAGCAGGTGCAACAGCAGACTTAGAACTTGCCTACACACTTGCCGATGGATGGGAATACATCAAAACAGGGATTGCTTCTGGTCTTTCTGTAGATGAATTTGCTCCTCGCCTGTCTTTTTTCTGGGCGATTGGGATGAACCATTTTATGGAGATTGCTAAGATGCGCGCAGGAAGACTTCTTTGGGCAAAGATTGTCAACCAGTTCCAACCCAAATCCACAAAGTCATTGGCTCTACGAACTCACTGCCAAACATCGGGTTGGTCTCTCACCGAACAAGATCCTTTCAACAACGTAGGAAGGACTTGTATCGAAGCGATGGCCGCAGCTCTTGGCCATACTCAATCCTTACACACAAACGCACTTGATGAAGCTATTGCCCTTCCCACCGACTTCTCGGCAAGGATTGCAAGGAATACTCAGATTTATCTCCAAGAAGAAACCAATATCCACCGGGTCATTGATCCTTGGGGTGGTTCCTTCTATGTAGAAAAACTCACAAACGATTTAGTCCACAAAGCTTGGGCCCTGATTACCGAAGTACAAAAGTTAGGTGGAATGGCAGAAGCAATTGAGACGGGAATTCCTAAGATGCGAATTGAAGAAGCATCCGCAAGAAAACAAGCCCGTATCGATTCTGGAAAAGATGTGATTGTAGGTGTGAACCGGTTCCGTTTGGATAAGGAAGCCCCTCTTGATATTTTAGACATTGACAATACTGCCGTTCGGATTGCCCAAATCAAACGTTTGGAACAAATGAAAAAAGATCGAGATAAAACAGCCGTAGAAGCTGCGTTAAACGCTATCACCAAATGTGCAGAAACAGGGAATGGAAATCTCCTAGAACTTGCAGTGGATGCTGCCAGAAAAAGAGCTTCTCTTGGTGAAATTTCTTATGCAATGGAAAAAGTATTTGGGAGGTACAAAGCTGTGATTCGTTCCATCTCTGGAGTGTATTCCTCTGAAATTTCCGAAGACAAAGGGTATATCGAAGCAAGATCCCTCGCCGATGAATTTGCAAAACTAGAAGGACGCCGCCCAAGAATCATGGTGGCCAAAATGGGCCAAGATGGACATGACCGTGGCGCCAAGGTGATCTCAACAAGTTTTGCTGATATGGGCTTTGACGTTGATATCGGGCCTTTGTTCCAAACACCGGCTGAAGTCGCCAAACAAGTTGTAGAAAATGACTGTCATATCTTGGGAGTGTCCTCTCTTGCTGCTGGTCACAAAACCCTTGTTCCACAAGTGATTGAGGAATTAAAAAAACTGGGTGCAGAAGATGTACTCGTGGTTGTGGGTGGGGTGATTCCTGCACAAGATTACGACTTCCTCTACAAATCAGGAGCAACTGCTATTTTTGGACCGGGAACTGTGATCTCAGAAGCTGCCAAACAAATTCTGAACATCCTCCTTGGCGAAAGAAGAGCCGCCTAAGTTCAAAGTTAAACAAGGGGCTTATCCCACCAAACACCGATTTGCTAAATTACCATCAGTGGATCGGTGTTGATTAGGATCTTTCAAAAAGAATCAACAAATATGGAAACACCAAACGAGGACATTGGCAAAAAGAATCAGGATTCTGGTATTGTGAATCCCAAATCGGCACTTTCTGTCAACCCTGGTGTCGCCGATGCTCCCGCCATTTCTCCTTATATTCGTGACCAAAGAAAAACTCTTAGCCGCAAAGAAATCTCGGCAGAGGAACTAGCGACAGGAATTCTTTCTGGGAACCGCACCCATCTTTCCAAAGCCATCACTCTTGTAGAAAGTAATTTAGAAGCACATAATGACAAAGCCCAAGCCATTTTGGAGCTTGTGATGCCCAAGGTAGGAAATTCCATCCGGATCGGAATCACAGGAGTACCGGGTGTTGGGAAGTCTACCTTTATCGAAAGTTTTGGAAGTTACCTTCTGGAACAAAACCACAAACTGGCAGTCCTTGCCATTGATCCGAGTAGCCAAAGAACCAAAGGTTCCATTCTCGGTGACAAAACAAGGATGGAAATTCTTTCCAAATCAGAAAATGCATTCATTCGCCCATCACCTAGCAGCGGTTCGCTGGGAGGAGTTGCGAGAAAAACAAGAGAGTCCATGTATCTCTGTGAAGCAGCAGGATTTGACACCATCATCAT of Leptospira mtsangambouensis contains these proteins:
- the meaB gene encoding methylmalonyl Co-A mutase-associated GTPase MeaB, producing METPNEDIGKKNQDSGIVNPKSALSVNPGVADAPAISPYIRDQRKTLSRKEISAEELATGILSGNRTHLSKAITLVESNLEAHNDKAQAILELVMPKVGNSIRIGITGVPGVGKSTFIESFGSYLLEQNHKLAVLAIDPSSQRTKGSILGDKTRMEILSKSENAFIRPSPSSGSLGGVARKTRESMYLCEAAGFDTIIIETVGVGQSETQVHSMVDFFLLLMLAGAGDELQGIKRGIMEMADLIAINKADGPNEPFAMRARVEYESALHLFPAPESKWIPRATTCSGIGGKGIEEIWKLVLDYISTTKSNGYYAKNRETQTRMWFEETLREAVLEQFFMRPGKKEAILESETKLMSGQSTLLKEIKRLMD
- the scpA gene encoding methylmalonyl-CoA mutase, producing the protein MNKPNFAKLPLSFSSPQPDSKSISLWQTAEGISIQSRYAKTDLEGMEHLNYAAGIPPYLRGPYSTMYVNKPWTVRQYAGFSTAEESNAFYRRNLAAGQKGLSVAFDLATHRGYDSDHDRVVGDVGKAGVAIDSVLDMKILFDQIPLDQMSVSMTMNGAVIPVLAFYIVAAEEQGVSRDKLSGTIQNDILKEFMVRNTYIYPPKHSMKIIADIFGYTSKYMPKFNSISISGYHMQEAGATADLELAYTLADGWEYIKTGIASGLSVDEFAPRLSFFWAIGMNHFMEIAKMRAGRLLWAKIVNQFQPKSTKSLALRTHCQTSGWSLTEQDPFNNVGRTCIEAMAAALGHTQSLHTNALDEAIALPTDFSARIARNTQIYLQEETNIHRVIDPWGGSFYVEKLTNDLVHKAWALITEVQKLGGMAEAIETGIPKMRIEEASARKQARIDSGKDVIVGVNRFRLDKEAPLDILDIDNTAVRIAQIKRLEQMKKDRDKTAVEAALNAITKCAETGNGNLLELAVDAARKRASLGEISYAMEKVFGRYKAVIRSISGVYSSEISEDKGYIEARSLADEFAKLEGRRPRIMVAKMGQDGHDRGAKVISTSFADMGFDVDIGPLFQTPAEVAKQVVENDCHILGVSSLAAGHKTLVPQVIEELKKLGAEDVLVVVGGVIPAQDYDFLYKSGATAIFGPGTVISEAAKQILNILLGERRAA